The genomic segment GATTTCCACATGAGTAGTAACACAAAATTGTATCACATTTAAGAATAATTACTTTATTGCATAGTAGAGCCTAATGGATATTAGCGTTTCCTGTTAATACACAAGTGGATATTAGCGTTTCATGTTAATACACAAGTGGATATTAGCGTTTCATGTTAATACACAAGTCGAAATTAGCGTTTCATGTTAATACACAAGTGGATATTAGCGTTTCATGTTAATACACAAGTGGAATAAGGAATGGTCTGCTTTAGCACTTCTGTCATAACAGCAAATGCTTAATTACTTAACAATGAATAAGTAATCACTTTTCACTATTTAACAATGTATGAATACAATGTTGTTACTATAGTAATTAGTGTtatcacaacaggtgtaaaagcAACCGGTTTTTACAATCATGAGGCACAACAAATATCTCAAATGGAACAATAAAGCTTTATCGAATTAAATAGGGTTTGTTGTTCCTTACACACTTCCTGTTTCCTCTGTGTACAGGAACTGGAGCGGTTGGGCTTGGGTCAGAGTGTGGATCTATATGTCTGTGAGGTGCCAGTGGAGTACCAGGCAGTTCAGAGTCTACTGCCATTGCTATGGAAACAGCATCAGCCACAGGTAGCCACAGGAAATCACAGCAAATGTCAAGTGTTGTTCCTCACAGTATATTTTTTTACTGCATGGTTAAAGGCATTAGTAATAGTGTTCGGCAGGTGAACCCTTAATGACATGATGTAGAGTCTTTATTGGTATAACTCATTTAACGGTGGCTACATTTAATACACATCCTCTTCTCCATGGGTCAACAGTTGGTGGTCCATGTCGGGGTCTCTGGGATAGCCACCACGGTCACCCTGGAGAAATGTGGCCACAACCACGGCTACAAGCGGGTGGACAACTGCAGCTTCTGTCCAGACTCTCAGTGCTGCATGGACGGTGGTCCTGACTGCATCGATTCAGTCATAGACATGGACCTGGTCTGCAAGAGGGTCAACTCCTCAAGGCTGGGCGTGGCAGTGTCAGTATCAAAGGACGCAGGCCGGTGAGTGCCGTGCTCGACTCTACTCTCATTCAACCTGTCACATGCCACTATTTTTGATCTCATAGTTTTTCAATGAAActacattaaagggatagttcacccaaattacaaatgtATCCTATCTATGAACGTCAAAATCTTTAATTGTAGCATACTTTATAGGTATTGATAAGATAGTGTTATATAATAATGTGGGTGATCTATCCCTTTGTAATCTGAAGTTGCCGCTTCAGAAATCCCATTTACCTAAATGGCAAATCCATTGATTCTGATAAAAGCGAATGTCTTCTGTTGTCTCTTTAACCCTAACTTAACCTTTGTCCCGGTCAGATACCTGTGTGACTACACCTACTACACGTCGCTGTACCTGGGGAAGGGCAGGTCAGCGTTTGTGCACGTTCCTCCTCTGGAGAAGCCCTACAGTGCCCAGGACCTAGGCAGAGCCTTGCAGGCCGTAGTGGGGGAGATGCTGGAGCTTGTGGGTCAAGCTGAGGATGATGACCACCACCACGACCACCACCACTGCAGCCACCAGCACCATCAGCACGCTCACTAAAGAAGGACTTCTGGTGACCTCTGTCCTCAACTCACTGCTCCTGTCCCCAATTGACAGATAAAGcacttaaagctggaatccgtaattgaaacaataacaaaacagagacccagcctctgttttggtaaaaagctgagggatgggcctgaagaaatgtaaccactttcaaattcatagacagagctatattcaaggaccatccatgatatagttttaaccatgttttgaggctatacagagtttgtttacatttagtttgtttacaaacattggagtacaataagcttatattttgggttctgatggggtatgaaagttgaactaagctcatgaggcatttataagttatattcttcaagaatcaatggtaatatagcattaatttataagtcccgaaatggatgtagcaactaaggattctagatTTAAGGACAGATAACGCTGATAGCCCTCTCTTtagtcattacaatgagcccatcctcctatagctcctcccaccagcctcctctggtatccACATATAGTATATCTATGGCTCTGGGTATGGATATTTGACTGTATTTCACAAAGCGACTGTAATGGTCCAATGAACGGTGCTGTAGATGAGAGAATCATCTTTGTATATCCAGTGTGCACTGGTGTGCTTTTAAGCCACATCCTCCTGACAACTGTATGACTGGCTATTTTAAATAGTTCCCTTTTTAGTTCCTTATTCCCCTCACTAATCACTCTCGCTTTGACATAATGGTTAATGTAGCGTGCCATTTCTTGTATCATCTCTAAACATGTGTTTAATATTTGTTGTGAAATTGTACAATATCTGTATATTGTATAGTGTACAATATAAGGACGCAACAATATGTTTTCTTTGATTAATATACTTCAATCATGTGTTATTATCTCAGGTAATTTTTTGCATATACAATCAATATTTGTAATGTGATGAATAATGATatgaaaatgtttattttgtcTTCGGTATCAGTATTctctacttaagcaataaggcccgaggaggtgtggtatatggccaatataccatggctaaggactgttcttaagcacgacgcaatgtggagtgcctggacccagcccttagccttggtaaattggccatataccacaaacccccaaggtgccttattgctattataaactggttaccaacgtaattagagcagtaaaaataaatgttttgtcatacccgtggtatacggtctgatgtaccacggctgtcagccaatcagcattcagggcttgaaccacccagtttataattcagAATATGGAACAGGTCTAATGCTGTGATTAAACCACTTAAAGAAAAATGTGCCAATAAGCTTAATCCAGACCAAGTAAAATAACTATTGGTATACCTATAGTAGGCTACTGTATGTGCTCTTCTTCCTATGAATTCATCATTTACATCTATTGCAATTGGAAAGCATTCGATTGAACTTCATCTTACTTACATAATATTATCAGGAAAGAGTAAGCATTTGCGAGACGTCAGTTAGCCCAGCGGTTAAGAGAGTTTGGTtaataaccaaaaggttgctggtttgataCCTTGAGCCAACTAGGTAAAACATCTATCGGTGTGACCCTTGAACAAGGCATTTAATCCTAACTTCTCcggtaagtctctctggataataGCATATGCTAAATGACCGTTCATGATAAACAAATTCTGACTGTAGGCCTAATCAAGGATTGTGAAAAATATTCACCTTATGTGTAAACGTCATGCCATGGACACTCTTTGAATGTGGTtctggctagaagggatccagcttttgtcaaatttaaCGACCTTTTATGTGTTCTATGCATTTTGTGCGGTGTGCAAGGTGTTACGTCATTACTTCGAGTGGGAGTTGAGGCTAACGAGGCCGTGTGTTCTCAGTTTATTCATGTACTTAGGTTTTTCGATATTTGTTCGTTTAATTTTGGCAGGAATATCTACACATTGCTGCGTTAGCTATCGAATTTAAAATAGAATTCTGAAATATCACTGTTGGTGTAGAAAATGAGTGTTGAGGCGTACGGGCCGAGCTCGCAGACTCTCACGTTCCTGGACACGGAGGAAGCGGAGTTGCTTGGAGCGGATACCCAGGGTTCGGAGTATGAGTTCACGGATTTTACTCTGCCGAGCCAGACTCAAACAGGCCAAACGCAGAGTCAGTTGGACAACCAGGTTCGTGTAATTTTTGTTGCCTGTTTGGTTTCAAACTAGCGAGTAAAAACTCGCTAACAAGCTATAGGGTATTGTAAATACGGAACcttgtaggtagctagctagccagccagcgtGCTAACTAGTTTAGCAGAAGGAACTATGTAAGCACAGCTAGCACGCTAGTAGCTGTATAGTTACAAAGAAAACACATGCATCTGTCCCAGAGGCCACGCAGCTGGCTAACCAGTTAGCTTAGCTAGCATGTTTACATATAATTTAGCAGTTAGCATGAGCTAATCTGCATGTACTCGTTGTGGGATGGACACCAGGAGTGTCAATCAGCCTGTCATTTTCTTGATAACGCCATGGCACTGAGTGTAGCATTCTTAAATTCATTATCTGCCTGCTTTACATAGCaggtatgctagctagctgctgtgaGCTTGCTACAAGTACATTTGATAGTAAATTAGTTAGCTAGCTGTCAAATGCACTTGTagttaaaacattttttatctGTGGTGTCCATTTCCAGGTTATTGACATTATTTTGCCCGCAGCTATTGTCTTGACATTTCCATGTTTTCTCCAGGCGAATGGGCCTGATGGAGTTCTGCAGAATGGGGATGACCCTGTTGTGAAAGCAAGTCAACTTCTTGCAGAGTTGAACTTTGAAGAAGATGAGGAAGACAGCTATTATACTAAAGACCTCCCAGTTCATGCATGCAGGTAATGTTCATAAATAGATTTGATGCATCGTATAGTGCTGTCTTGCAGATTTTTAAAGAAAAAATAGTTTTCCTACCCATAAAGATTTGAGAGTTGTGACATTATCCTTGTTTTGCTTCCCCCAGTTACTGTGGCATTCACGATCCTGCTTGCGTGGTGTATTGCAACACCAGCAAGAAGTGGTTTTGCAATGGACGTGGCAATACGTCTGGCAGGTAAGTTTCAAAGACCAACCAACCCGCTCCTGTCTGTTGTGTAGCTTAAATGTCTACGTGgtagactatacacacacataaagaGGCACATGTAGACTTGGAGTCCCAAAGGACATTTTATAAATGTTGATACATCTTTTCATATTCTTCTCTCTCAGCCACATTGTGAACCACCTGGTCAGAGCCAAGTCCAAGGAGGTGACTCTGCACAAGGACGGTCCTCTGGGGGAGACGGTGCTGGAGTGCTACAACTGTGGCTGTCGCAACGTCTTCCTCCTGGGCTTCATCCCTGCCAAGGCAGACTCTGTGGTGGTACTGCTTTGCAGGTAAAGCAGATCTATGGTGTTTACTAACCTTCGTTGTACCATTCTGTTTCACAATGATCCGATATCATATTTCTCTAAATGTTCTTGGCCCTTTTTAGACCCATAATCCAATTGCTCTTATCATTGAATCAAAGGGATTTTGTAGTAGAGTGCGTTAATGGACGTATTGTTTGTTTTGGTAATGCAGGCAGCCATGTGCCAGTCAGAGCAGTCTGAAGGACATCAACTGGGACAGCTCCCAGTGGCAGCCGCTGATCCAGGACCGCTGCTTCCTGTCCTGGCTGGTTAAGATCCCCTCAGAGCAGGAGCAGCTCCGGGCCCGCCAGATCACCGCCCAGCAGATAAACAAGCTGGAGGAGCTCTGGAAGGTTCATAAGCTACCTTAGTTACCttatggtcctgtgtggctcaattgatagagcatggtgctagcaactccagggctgtgggttcgattcccacgggggactagtacgtgaaaatatatgcactcactactgtaagtggctctggataagagcgtctgctaaatgacttaaatgtacatTTAGCATGAGTTAACCCAGCAGCTTACTGTAGGCCAGTGGCCTTTTACTTTGGTCGTGTAGAGCTACTGGCTTTTATTTTGGAATTTTAAATCTCAAACGGAGTAAGCAGCACTCTCTTTATCTATGGCTGTTGTttgactgtctgtctgggtgtctTCAGGAAAACCCCACAGCCACTCTGGAGGACCTGGAGAAGCCCGGCGTGGACGAGGAGCCTCAGCACGTGTTGCTGCGCTATGAGGATGCCTACCAGTACCAGAACATCTTTGGCCCCCTGGTCAAACTGGAGGCCGACTACGA from the Coregonus clupeaformis isolate EN_2021a chromosome 14, ASM2061545v1, whole genome shotgun sequence genome contains:
- the LOC121580770 gene encoding pyroglutamyl-peptidase 1, producing the protein MMSTKRTVIVTGFEPFGDHTVNASWVAVQELERLGLGQSVDLYVCEVPVEYQAVQSLLPLLWKQHQPQLVVHVGVSGIATTVTLEKCGHNHGYKRVDNCSFCPDSQCCMDGGPDCIDSVIDMDLVCKRVNSSRLGVAVSVSKDAGRYLCDYTYYTSLYLGKGRSAFVHVPPLEKPYSAQDLGRALQAVVGEMLELVGQAEDDDHHHDHHHCSHQHHQHAH